CAGGTTGGAGAATCCCGAAATCCTGCCCACATAAGGCAGCCCATCAGGTGAACAAGGCCGGAGGCCCGCCCATGGCTCGACCCCGGTAAAATCCTCATCTCGATACGAAGGGAAATATTTCCGGACCGAACGAATAATTCCATGCACACGGCGCGCATTGATAGAAAGATCGTTGCCACAGATTTCCATGGTTCCGGCAAAACGCAGCTTCCCATGCATGGGAGTCACCGCCACCTTGGCTTCGGCCAGGATTGCACACAACCCAGGAAGCTCGCGGGGACGTTCAATGGTTAGGGAATACCCCTTGCCCGCCTGCATCGGGATACGCAGACCTATCGTCTTCATCAGATCGCTGGTCCATGCGCCACAGGCTAACACAATTTGTTGACCGGGTGGTGTCCTGACCCCTTCCAGCGACACCATGCCGCCCCCTTCTTTTCGCAGTCCGGTGACCACGGCATCTTCGACAAACTCAGCACCCATCTCGATCACCCTGCGGCGCAGACCCTGGACAAATTCCGCCGGGTCCAGGTGGCAATCCTGTTTGAACCAGACACCACCCTTGACATCCATCTCCATGGCGCTGTCAAGTTCGCGCAATCTTGTCGGATCGCAAACCTCGGCTTCGAGGCCGAGCGCGTTGGCCATTGCCGCCACCTCGGCTTCCTCGTGCAGCCCTTTGTCGGTGTTACACAGCATCAGCAACCCGCGTTCTGTTAGCTCCACACCGGTTTCTCGCGCCAATTCAACAAAGAGTCGCCGGCTTTCCAAATTCAGGTCGCGCAGAAGCTCCCGACTGGCCATGACGTGTTTCTGCGTAGCGTGATTCATAAACAACCTACACCAACGTATGAGATCAACATTCGCGCGCGGGCGGATGTAAAACGGGCCTTCGGGGTTCGCCAACCACTTCAACCCCTTGGCAACGATGCCGGGTGCCGCAAGCGGGATAAAGTGGCTTGGAACGATCATACCGGCGTTTCCGAAGGAACAGCCGTCATTGGTCGGACCAGCACGGTCAATCAGCGTCACGGGTCGTCCAGCCTTGAGACAATGGTACGCCGAACACAAACCGATTATTCCGGCACCCACAATGATCACCCTGTCTGCATCGTATTGCACGGACTCAACATAGCACCATGGTCTAGTGAGTATTCCCAGTTTTCGCCCAGGTATCGGCACAGATTTTTTACCCCCCCTTACACG
The Akkermansiaceae bacterium DNA segment above includes these coding regions:
- a CDS encoding FAD-dependent oxidoreductase is translated as MPCSPCRPPGSSRVRGGKKSVPIPGRKLGILTRPWCYVESVQYDADRVIIVGAGIIGLCSAYHCLKAGRPVTLIDRAGPTNDGCSFGNAGMIVPSHFIPLAAPGIVAKGLKWLANPEGPFYIRPRANVDLIRWCRLFMNHATQKHVMASRELLRDLNLESRRLFVELARETGVELTERGLLMLCNTDKGLHEEAEVAAMANALGLEAEVCDPTRLRELDSAMEMDVKGGVWFKQDCHLDPAEFVQGLRRRVIEMGAEFVEDAVVTGLRKEGGGMVSLEGVRTPPGQQIVLACGAWTSDLMKTIGLRIPMQAGKGYSLTIERPRELPGLCAILAEAKVAVTPMHGKLRFAGTMEICGNDLSINARRVHGIIRSVRKYFPSYRDEDFTGVEPWAGLRPCSPDGLPYVGRISGFSNLTVATGHSMMGLSMGPVTGRLVSELLGAGEPCLDIRRLEPLRFA